AGGGTGAACAACAGGCTGGACAGTCCCAGGCTGATGGCAATGGGCACACCGATGAGCAGCAGGAACAACAGACCGACAAACAGTGCCAGGGCCGCCATCAGATGTCTTCCACCTGTTTCAGGGCATCCGCCGCCTCATTCGCATGGATACGCAGGGTGCGGCCCTGAATGATGTCCCAGCCCACCTGCAGCAGATGCAGAAACATCAGTCCCAATCCCACGGGGATCGCCAGGTAAGGAATCCATTGGGGGATCTGCAGATCCAGGCTGAGATCCCCCCAGGCATGAATACGGATGGTATATTGAATGGAATACCAGAACACCAGCCCCACGAACAGCAGGCACAGAGCCACTGCCAGCAGGGCGATGCGCTTCTGCATAGCCGGGGAGAACTTCTCCACCAGAATATCTATGCCCAGATGGCTACCGGCACGAAACCCGTGAGCAGCACCCACCAGCACCACCCAGGCAAACAGATACTGTACGAGTTCCA
This sequence is a window from Thiolapillus brandeum. Protein-coding genes within it:
- a CDS encoding TRAP transporter small permease, producing MNLDKSLEVLEKAIITVGLGAATLLLFANVVARYAFHSGFTWVLELVQYLFAWVVLVGAAHGFRAGSHLGIDILVEKFSPAMQKRIALLAVALCLLFVGLVFWYSIQYTIRIHAWGDLSLDLQIPQWIPYLAIPVGLGLMFLHLLQVGWDIIQGRTLRIHANEAADALKQVEDI